Proteins encoded by one window of Calidithermus timidus DSM 17022:
- a CDS encoding FAD-dependent oxidoreductase, producing MKRAEAIERLERENFDLLIIGGGATGCGVALEAASRGLRVALVERFDFSEGTSSRSTKLIHGGVRYLELAVKNLDRVQLNLVRDALHERATLLRIAPHLSRPLWLLTPLYKIWEVPYYWFGLKLYDLLAGKGRLATSRYLTAHQTLEAFPRIRSSGLVGSVAYQDGQFDDARFNVSLALTAAEQGAVVLNQAEVTALLKQEGRLCGAVVRERLSGRELEVKARVVVNATGPFGDAIRRLDDPDAPPLLKVSSGVHIVLDGKYSPPQTGLLIPKTEDGRVVFVLPWLGHTLVGTTDDPAQPSDHPGVSEGEIAYILRQVEPYLGRIGREEVRAAWSGLRPLVSRPEADTARLARDHLIQQSPSGLLTLTGGKWTTYRKMALDLVAYAARLWGLELRPSQTDRLPLVGAEGLDLYGGVLLLERNYGLDRATAAHLHRTYGSRAARVLELAEGCPTPLVEGYPYLEAEVRYAVRHEMALTPMDFLARRTRLAFLDQQAAQKALPRVSELMARELGWSDEVSKQQQAQALKLLTSAI from the coding sequence ATGAAGCGGGCAGAAGCCATCGAACGGCTCGAGCGGGAAAATTTCGATCTATTGATCATCGGCGGTGGAGCTACCGGCTGCGGGGTGGCGCTGGAAGCGGCCAGTCGCGGGCTCAGGGTGGCTTTGGTGGAGCGCTTCGACTTCTCCGAGGGCACTTCCAGCCGCAGCACCAAGCTCATTCATGGCGGGGTGCGCTACCTCGAGCTCGCCGTCAAGAACCTCGACCGGGTGCAACTCAACTTGGTGCGCGACGCGCTGCACGAGCGAGCTACGCTGCTGCGCATCGCCCCCCACCTCTCCCGCCCGCTGTGGCTGCTGACCCCGCTGTACAAAATCTGGGAGGTGCCCTACTACTGGTTCGGCCTCAAGCTCTACGACCTGCTGGCCGGGAAGGGCCGGCTCGCCACGTCGCGCTACCTCACCGCCCATCAGACGCTCGAGGCCTTTCCCAGGATACGCAGCAGTGGCCTGGTGGGCTCGGTGGCCTACCAGGATGGCCAGTTCGACGACGCCCGTTTCAACGTATCGCTGGCCCTGACCGCCGCCGAACAGGGCGCGGTGGTGCTCAATCAGGCTGAGGTGACCGCACTGCTCAAACAAGAGGGTAGGCTGTGCGGGGCAGTGGTGCGCGAGCGGCTCAGCGGGCGGGAGCTCGAGGTGAAAGCCCGCGTGGTGGTCAACGCCACCGGCCCCTTCGGCGACGCCATCCGCCGCCTCGACGACCCCGACGCCCCTCCCCTCCTGAAGGTCTCCTCGGGAGTCCATATCGTCCTGGACGGGAAGTACAGCCCGCCTCAGACCGGCCTCCTGATCCCCAAAACCGAGGACGGACGGGTGGTGTTCGTGCTGCCGTGGCTGGGGCACACCCTGGTGGGCACCACCGACGACCCCGCCCAGCCCAGCGACCACCCCGGCGTGAGCGAGGGCGAGATCGCCTACATCCTGCGCCAGGTGGAGCCCTACCTGGGGCGCATAGGCCGCGAGGAGGTGCGCGCCGCGTGGTCGGGGCTGCGTCCTTTGGTCTCCCGCCCTGAGGCCGACACCGCCCGGCTGGCCCGCGACCACCTCATCCAGCAGAGCCCTTCTGGCTTGCTGACCCTCACCGGGGGCAAGTGGACCACCTACCGCAAGATGGCCCTTGACCTGGTGGCCTACGCCGCCCGCCTCTGGGGTCTCGAGCTGCGCCCCAGTCAGACCGACCGCCTGCCGTTGGTGGGAGCCGAGGGCCTGGACCTGTATGGTGGGGTTTTGCTGCTGGAGCGCAACTACGGCCTCGACCGCGCTACTGCCGCCCACCTGCACCGCACCTATGGCTCACGGGCCGCGCGGGTGCTCGAGCTGGCCGAAGGCTGCCCCACACCGCTGGTCGAGGGCTATCCCTACCTCGAGGCCGAGGTGCGCTACGCCGTGCGCCACGAGATGGCCCTGACCCCCATGGACTTTTTGGCCCGTCGCACCCGACTGGCCTTCCTCGACCAGCAGGCCGCCCAAAAAGCCCTTCCCCGCGTGAGCGAGCTGATGGCGCGGGAACTCGGCTGGAGCGACGAGGTCTCGAAACAGCAGCAAGCGCAGGCCCTGAAGCTGCTTACCAGCGCGATTTGA
- a CDS encoding ABC transporter permease encodes MRYLRVLGRFWGSAIAAEMEYRSNFFLATLSAMGLLIGSLFGLSLLYQGGYRPGGWRLEEALLVLGAFTVLQGLAGTLFQPNLNRIVLQVQQGTLDFVLLKPLDSQFWLSTRMFSPWGLPDVLFGLGVWLYAGIRLGFGPLEHLAGLAFLGVAGFMLYALWFILGTTSIWFVKVSNTTEVLRALLEAGRYPIQAFPAIYRLFFSFVVPVAFLTTVPAEVALGRASLKTLLLALGLMLGLFAFSRFFWRLALRSYTSASS; translated from the coding sequence ATGCGGTATCTGAGGGTACTCGGGCGCTTCTGGGGCAGTGCTATCGCCGCCGAGATGGAATACCGGAGCAACTTCTTCCTGGCCACGCTCTCGGCGATGGGGTTGCTGATCGGGAGCCTCTTCGGCCTGTCACTGCTGTACCAAGGCGGCTATCGCCCCGGAGGCTGGCGGCTCGAGGAGGCCCTGCTGGTGCTGGGGGCTTTCACCGTCTTGCAAGGTCTAGCCGGAACGCTCTTCCAACCCAACCTCAACCGCATCGTGCTGCAGGTGCAGCAGGGCACCCTGGACTTCGTGCTGCTCAAGCCCCTAGATAGCCAGTTCTGGCTATCGACCCGCATGTTCTCCCCCTGGGGCCTGCCGGATGTGCTCTTCGGGCTGGGGGTGTGGCTCTACGCCGGGATCAGGCTGGGCTTTGGGCCGCTCGAGCACCTCGCCGGGCTGGCCTTCTTGGGGGTGGCGGGCTTCATGCTCTACGCGCTGTGGTTCATCCTGGGCACCACCAGCATCTGGTTCGTTAAGGTAAGCAACACCACCGAGGTGCTGCGCGCGCTGCTCGAGGCCGGTCGCTATCCCATCCAGGCCTTCCCGGCCATATACCGCCTGTTTTTCAGCTTCGTCGTGCCGGTAGCCTTCCTCACCACCGTTCCCGCCGAAGTTGCTTTGGGCCGGGCCAGCCTGAAGACGCTGCTTTTGGCCCTGGGGCTGATGTTGGGTCTCTTCGCCTTCTCCCGCTTCTTCTGGCGGTTGGCCCTCAGGAGCTATACTTCGGCCTCGAGTTGA
- a CDS encoding tetratricopeptide repeat protein yields the protein MLRRLAGWLLILCLWTVGWAKGLVLPFEGPGGNATAQAFAQSLGVAAPSLAALLLPDLPWEGSYERVTGSLYTAGGARLALESTRADWVLLGKTGERGELVLFLATPKEVFTARFTQPLLALRWLGSRLDLKPGPFEPDPRQERDLAKLAQGELEGVSRFPVPRALYEAALALTENGELKSNLEPLPRPLIEFWSDLAAGKPLPAYRAISDLQENRTALALNQAHKLAQGNALERIAAVMVLKAGKDPSWRTVARGLSEYAPEIAYGWEQRGFAALEEDKPAEAAQAFSRVLELLPQKRSAWTNLGWAQYLKGDKARSLQASLQALRLGADPTAMYNLGLVRALYGDFVGAREAYTRALESDEEELYRLAIEDLQNSGDARMSYWMGFLAERVGLLERAQGYYRAFLESHPKHPLAGSARRALAQKGRLEVQLVALLLRPDSPDARPFHAGEVLFPQLRLVGSPYLSQQPLSVRLLDARGTALIQASKKIAFRAFTTELVELAPGVKLPAEGRYTLEVRYGEAVVRQPLEVLPASLARQLYVLGLEPRGLNGVPLLDVAELLGPEGDKLLLQKLEAELKAAAWAAALDPRLSQPLKAGPYAGQSVAELLRKAERKVLEAFLQAAVQEPWLLGESDVVNAFVNWAQQ from the coding sequence ATGCTACGTCGGTTAGCCGGATGGCTGCTGATCCTTTGCTTATGGACTGTGGGCTGGGCCAAAGGGCTGGTCTTACCCTTCGAAGGCCCCGGAGGCAACGCTACGGCCCAGGCTTTTGCCCAGAGCCTGGGGGTAGCCGCGCCCTCACTGGCGGCCCTGCTATTGCCCGACTTGCCCTGGGAGGGCAGCTACGAGCGGGTAACGGGCAGCCTTTACACGGCGGGCGGGGCCCGGCTGGCCCTCGAGAGCACCCGTGCCGACTGGGTATTGCTGGGCAAAACCGGGGAAAGGGGGGAGCTGGTGCTGTTCCTCGCCACACCCAAGGAGGTGTTCACCGCCCGCTTCACCCAGCCCCTGCTGGCCCTGCGCTGGCTGGGCAGCCGCTTGGACCTCAAACCCGGCCCCTTCGAACCCGACCCGCGCCAGGAGCGAGACCTGGCCAAGCTGGCGCAGGGGGAGCTCGAGGGGGTAAGCCGCTTCCCCGTGCCCAGGGCCCTCTACGAGGCGGCACTGGCCCTGACCGAAAACGGGGAGCTCAAAAGCAACCTCGAGCCCCTACCCCGGCCCCTCATCGAGTTCTGGAGCGATCTCGCGGCAGGGAAACCGCTGCCGGCCTACAGGGCCATATCCGACCTGCAAGAAAACCGCACCGCACTGGCCCTCAACCAGGCTCACAAGCTGGCCCAGGGCAACGCCCTCGAGCGCATCGCCGCCGTGATGGTGCTGAAGGCGGGCAAAGACCCCTCCTGGCGGACGGTGGCGCGGGGGCTCAGCGAGTACGCCCCCGAGATCGCCTACGGCTGGGAACAGCGGGGCTTCGCCGCGCTGGAAGAGGACAAGCCCGCCGAAGCCGCTCAGGCCTTTTCCAGGGTCCTCGAGCTCTTACCCCAAAAGCGCTCGGCCTGGACGAATCTGGGCTGGGCGCAGTACCTCAAGGGAGATAAGGCCCGCTCGCTGCAGGCCAGCCTGCAAGCGCTGCGCCTGGGCGCCGACCCCACGGCCATGTACAACCTGGGTCTGGTGCGCGCCCTCTATGGCGACTTCGTGGGCGCCAGGGAGGCCTATACCCGCGCCCTCGAGAGCGACGAGGAGGAGCTCTATCGCTTGGCCATCGAGGACCTGCAGAACTCCGGCGACGCCCGCATGAGCTACTGGATGGGCTTCCTGGCCGAGCGGGTGGGCCTGCTCGAGCGGGCTCAGGGGTACTACCGGGCTTTTCTGGAAAGCCACCCCAAGCACCCGCTGGCGGGGTCAGCCCGCCGGGCTCTGGCCCAGAAAGGAAGGCTCGAGGTGCAGCTCGTGGCCCTGCTCCTGCGTCCCGACAGCCCCGACGCCAGGCCCTTTCACGCCGGGGAAGTGCTTTTCCCCCAACTTCGGCTGGTGGGCAGCCCCTACCTGAGCCAGCAACCGCTCTCGGTACGCCTGCTCGACGCTCGGGGCACAGCGCTGATCCAAGCCAGCAAGAAGATCGCCTTCCGGGCTTTTACCACCGAGCTCGTGGAGCTGGCTCCGGGGGTCAAGCTGCCTGCCGAAGGACGCTACACGCTCGAGGTGCGCTACGGTGAAGCCGTAGTCCGTCAGCCGCTAGAGGTGCTGCCCGCCAGTCTGGCCCGCCAGCTCTACGTGCTGGGGTTGGAGCCGCGTGGCTTGAATGGGGTGCCCCTGCTCGATGTAGCCGAACTGCTGGGGCCGGAAGGCGACAAGCTGCTGCTGCAAAAGCTCGAGGCCGAGCTCAAGGCCGCTGCTTGGGCGGCGGCCCTCGATCCCCGTCTCTCCCAGCCGCTCAAGGCCGGTCCCTACGCGGGCCAGAGCGTCGCGGAATTGCTGCGCAAGGCCGAACGTAAGGTGCTCGAGGCCTTCTTGCAAGCCGCCGTGCAAGAGCCTTGGCTGCTGGGCGAGAGTGACGTGGTCAATGCCTTTGTAAACTGGGCGCAGCAGTAA
- a CDS encoding ABC transporter permease: MGRKLKTLLQAQIALMLEYRAEVFLWALATALPLILMGVWTQAAEGGSFALSSQEFARYFLCVFIVRQLSVVWVIWEFEQDVVQGRLSFKLLRPIDPYWEHLMAHLAERITRFPFALVLVGLFLLTYPPARFVPEWGDLLLGILTGLAAFLLRFLMQYTFALLSFWIERAAAIEEGWFILYLFLSGLIAPLDVFPEAVRQAASLTPFPYLVYFPASILAGIPVNLAQGFAVLAVWSAIFLLLNRWLWRKGLRQFSGMGA, encoded by the coding sequence ATGGGACGCAAGCTCAAGACCCTGTTGCAAGCCCAGATCGCGCTGATGCTCGAGTACCGCGCGGAGGTGTTCTTATGGGCCCTTGCGACGGCCCTGCCCCTGATCTTGATGGGGGTGTGGACCCAGGCCGCCGAGGGCGGCTCCTTCGCGCTCAGCTCGCAGGAGTTCGCCCGCTACTTCCTGTGCGTGTTCATCGTGCGACAGCTCAGCGTGGTGTGGGTGATCTGGGAGTTCGAGCAGGACGTGGTGCAGGGGCGGCTTTCCTTCAAGCTGCTGCGGCCCATCGATCCCTACTGGGAACACCTGATGGCCCACCTGGCCGAGCGCATCACCCGCTTCCCCTTTGCGCTCGTGTTGGTGGGGCTTTTCCTGCTGACCTACCCCCCGGCCCGCTTTGTGCCGGAGTGGGGCGACCTGCTGCTGGGCATCCTGACGGGGCTGGCGGCTTTCCTGCTGCGCTTTTTGATGCAGTACACCTTTGCGCTGCTGTCCTTCTGGATCGAGCGGGCGGCGGCCATCGAGGAGGGCTGGTTCATCCTCTACCTCTTCCTCTCCGGCCTCATCGCTCCACTCGACGTCTTTCCCGAAGCGGTGCGGCAGGCCGCTTCGCTCACTCCCTTCCCCTACCTGGTCTATTTTCCGGCCTCGATCCTGGCGGGCATCCCGGTTAACCTGGCCCAGGGCTTTGCGGTGCTGGCTGTCTGGAGCGCGATTTTCCTGCTTCTCAACCGCTGGCTGTGGCGCAAAGGGCTCAGGCAGTTCTCGGGCATGGGGGCCTAG
- a CDS encoding ABC transporter ATP-binding protein, with translation MAIITARNLVKRYPVALKEPGLRGTLKHFFRRKYRLVEAVKGVSFGLEPGEIVGFLGPNGAGKTTTLKLLSGLIHPSEGEVRVAGFEPFRREAAFLRQITLVMGNKQQLIWDLPAWDSFRVNGAVYDIPDAELRRRVGELAELLDLQGKLTQPVRKLSLGERMKAELLAALLHRPRVLFLDEPTLGLDVNAQTSVREFLREYNRRYQATILLTSHYMADITALCPRVIMIHQGRLIYDGGLSGLLERFAPYREVLLKLNRPVSQAELERYGEVRELQGLQARLLLRREELVGAVGQMLRELSVEDLEVREPPVEEVISQVFAQGEVVWGVKDKI, from the coding sequence GTGGCCATAATCACCGCACGCAATCTGGTCAAGCGCTACCCCGTGGCCCTCAAAGAACCGGGGCTAAGGGGGACTCTAAAGCACTTCTTCCGCCGCAAGTACCGCCTGGTGGAAGCGGTCAAGGGGGTATCCTTTGGCCTCGAGCCCGGCGAGATCGTGGGCTTTTTGGGCCCCAACGGAGCGGGCAAGACCACCACCCTCAAGCTGCTCAGCGGCTTGATCCACCCCAGCGAGGGGGAGGTGCGGGTGGCGGGCTTCGAGCCTTTCCGGCGTGAGGCAGCTTTTCTGCGGCAAATTACCTTGGTGATGGGCAACAAGCAGCAGCTCATCTGGGATTTGCCTGCTTGGGACTCCTTCCGGGTCAACGGCGCGGTCTACGACATCCCCGACGCTGAGCTCAGGCGGCGGGTGGGGGAGCTGGCCGAGCTGCTGGATTTGCAGGGGAAGTTGACCCAGCCGGTGCGCAAGCTTTCGCTGGGCGAGCGCATGAAGGCCGAGCTACTGGCGGCTTTGCTGCACCGGCCCAGGGTGCTCTTCCTCGACGAGCCCACGCTGGGCCTCGACGTCAATGCCCAGACCTCGGTGCGCGAGTTCCTGCGCGAGTACAACCGCCGCTACCAGGCCACCATCCTGCTCACCAGCCACTACATGGCCGACATCACCGCGCTGTGCCCCAGGGTGATCATGATCCACCAGGGCCGCCTGATCTACGACGGGGGGCTGTCGGGGCTGCTCGAGCGCTTCGCTCCCTATCGCGAGGTGCTGCTCAAGCTCAACCGCCCCGTCTCCCAGGCCGAGCTCGAGCGCTACGGTGAGGTGCGCGAGCTGCAGGGCCTTCAGGCCAGGCTGCTGCTGCGGCGCGAGGAGTTGGTGGGCGCAGTGGGTCAGATGCTGCGCGAGCTAAGCGTGGAAGACCTCGAGGTGCGCGAGCCTCCGGTGGAGGAAGTGATCTCCCAGGTCTTCGCTCAGGGCGAGGTGGTTTGGGGAGTGAAGGATAAGATATAA
- a CDS encoding ABC transporter ATP-binding protein, which yields MSLLELKNVHTYYGHIHALKGISLTVNEGEIVTLIGANGAGKSTTLRTISGMVKARSGEVLYEGKPIQRVPAEQIVAMGIGHVPEGRRIFPRLTVEENLEIGAYLLSDRKVVEERKQIGFQLFPRLYERRSQKGGTLSGGEQQMLAIARALMQDPKLLLMDEPSMGLAPVLVDFIFETIQSLNKSGKTILLVEQNARIALQIAHRGYVLQTGELTLSGSASQLAATPEVQAAYLGGH from the coding sequence ATGAGCTTGCTCGAGTTGAAGAACGTTCACACCTACTACGGGCACATTCACGCCCTCAAGGGCATTTCGCTCACGGTCAACGAGGGCGAGATCGTGACCCTGATTGGGGCTAACGGCGCGGGGAAGAGCACCACCCTGCGCACCATCAGCGGCATGGTCAAAGCCCGCAGCGGTGAGGTGCTTTACGAGGGTAAGCCCATCCAGCGCGTCCCTGCCGAGCAGATCGTAGCCATGGGAATCGGCCACGTCCCCGAGGGACGGCGCATCTTCCCCCGCCTGACGGTGGAGGAGAACCTCGAGATCGGGGCTTACTTGCTGAGCGACAGGAAGGTGGTCGAAGAGCGCAAGCAGATCGGCTTCCAGCTCTTCCCCCGCCTCTACGAGCGCCGAAGCCAGAAGGGCGGTACCCTCTCTGGGGGTGAGCAGCAGATGTTGGCAATTGCTCGAGCGCTCATGCAAGACCCCAAGCTGCTGCTGATGGACGAGCCCAGCATGGGCCTCGCCCCGGTGCTGGTGGACTTCATCTTCGAGACCATCCAGAGCCTCAATAAGTCCGGCAAGACCATCTTGCTCGTCGAGCAAAATGCCCGCATCGCCCTTCAGATCGCCCATCGCGGCTACGTATTGCAAACCGGCGAGCTGACCCTCAGCGGCTCTGCTTCCCAACTTGCGGCCACGCCCGAGGTACAGGCGGCTTACCTGGGCGGGCACTAG
- the rimM gene encoding ribosome maturation factor RimM (Essential for efficient processing of 16S rRNA), whose amino-acid sequence MKRVEVGRLGSPYGLGGAIKFHGEPVVAELERVYIEGLGYRAIEEAYYLGEEIVLELVGVGTVEAARALSGRAVLADPEELPELEEGRFYYFQLVGLPVLVNGEPVGEVIDVDDAGAQDVLVVRIGSKRHLIPLQAPYVRASATRIEVEPIPGLLE is encoded by the coding sequence ATGAAGCGCGTGGAAGTCGGTCGGCTCGGCTCGCCCTATGGGCTGGGCGGGGCGATCAAGTTTCATGGCGAGCCGGTGGTGGCCGAGCTCGAGCGCGTCTACATCGAGGGGCTGGGCTACCGGGCCATCGAGGAAGCCTACTACCTGGGCGAGGAGATCGTGCTCGAGCTGGTGGGAGTCGGCACGGTGGAAGCTGCCCGTGCGCTGTCCGGGCGGGCAGTCCTGGCCGACCCGGAGGAGTTACCCGAGCTCGAGGAAGGCCGGTTCTACTACTTCCAGCTCGTGGGGCTGCCGGTGCTGGTGAACGGCGAGCCGGTTGGAGAGGTCATCGACGTGGACGACGCGGGCGCTCAGGACGTGCTGGTGGTGCGGATAGGAAGCAAGCGCCACCTCATCCCCCTGCAGGCCCCCTACGTCAGGGCCAGCGCGACCCGGATCGAAGTCGAGCCCATCCCAGGGCTGCTGGAGTAG
- a CDS encoding ABC transporter ATP-binding protein — MTTATATASALEVQSVSKSFGGLKAVNAVSLTVKPGEIFSVIGPNGAGKTTFFNLLTGIYEPDEGSVRFFGKDITGMSPDKVAAHGIGRTFQNIRLFAAMTVLENVLVGHHIHTHSSYFDAMLRTPRHLEAERKAKERAMELLDYMGLARRAGELATSLPYGEQRRLEIARALALEPKLLFLDEPAAGMNEQETSRLKEDVQRLRKELGLTIVLIEHDMSMVMSISDRIAVLEYGSKIAEGLPAEIRSNPRVIEAYLGKGAAEQAGGQA, encoded by the coding sequence ATGACTACGGCGACGGCAACTGCCAGCGCCCTCGAGGTGCAATCCGTCTCCAAGAGCTTCGGCGGACTGAAGGCCGTCAACGCCGTGAGCCTCACCGTCAAGCCAGGGGAGATCTTCTCGGTGATCGGTCCCAACGGGGCGGGGAAGACCACCTTCTTCAACTTGCTCACCGGGATCTACGAGCCCGACGAAGGGAGCGTTCGCTTCTTCGGCAAGGACATTACCGGGATGTCGCCGGATAAGGTGGCGGCCCACGGGATTGGCCGCACCTTCCAGAACATCCGGCTCTTCGCCGCCATGACCGTGCTCGAGAACGTGCTCGTCGGGCACCACATCCACACCCACAGCAGCTACTTCGACGCCATGCTCCGCACCCCGCGCCACCTCGAGGCCGAGCGCAAAGCCAAGGAGCGGGCCATGGAGCTGCTCGACTACATGGGCCTGGCCCGCCGCGCGGGCGAGCTCGCCACCAGCCTGCCCTACGGCGAGCAGCGCCGCTTGGAGATCGCCCGCGCCTTGGCGTTGGAGCCCAAGCTGCTCTTCCTCGATGAGCCCGCCGCCGGGATGAACGAGCAGGAGACCAGCCGGCTGAAGGAGGATGTGCAGCGCTTGCGCAAGGAGCTGGGCCTGACCATCGTGCTCATCGAGCACGACATGAGCATGGTCATGAGCATTTCCGACCGCATCGCCGTGCTCGAGTACGGCTCCAAGATCGCCGAGGGCCTACCGGCCGAGATCCGCAGCAACCCCCGCGTGATCGAGGCCTACTTGGGTAAAGGGGCGGCGGAGCAAGCTGGAGGTCAGGCATGA
- the pdxH gene encoding pyridoxamine 5'-phosphate oxidase: MDIEKLRYEYTKGSLEISDLSPDPFTQFSRWLEAALDAHLQEPHGMTLSTVGLDGRPSSRVVLLRGYSPAGFVFYTNYRSRKGRELEHNPYAALGFWWPELERQIRIEGRVQRLEPELSDAYFASRPYESQAGSACSPQSEPIPSREWLLERIAALKRQYPERIPRPEHWGGYRLEPDYFEFWQGRTNRLHDRFAYRLQPDQSWRIERLAP, from the coding sequence GTGGACATCGAGAAATTGCGCTACGAGTACACCAAGGGCAGCCTCGAGATCTCCGACCTTTCCCCCGACCCCTTCACCCAGTTTTCGCGCTGGCTCGAGGCCGCCCTCGACGCCCATCTCCAGGAGCCGCATGGCATGACCCTCTCCACGGTTGGCCTCGACGGAAGGCCCAGCAGCCGGGTGGTGCTGCTGCGCGGTTATTCCCCGGCGGGCTTCGTGTTCTACACCAACTACCGCAGCCGCAAGGGACGCGAGCTCGAGCACAACCCCTATGCCGCGTTGGGCTTCTGGTGGCCTGAACTCGAGCGCCAGATCCGCATCGAAGGTCGGGTACAGCGGCTGGAGCCTGAGCTCTCCGACGCCTATTTCGCCAGCCGTCCCTACGAGAGCCAGGCCGGTTCGGCCTGCAGCCCACAGAGCGAGCCCATTCCCTCACGCGAGTGGCTGCTGGAGCGCATTGCCGCCCTCAAGCGCCAGTATCCCGAGCGCATCCCCCGCCCCGAGCACTGGGGGGGATATCGCCTCGAGCCCGACTACTTCGAGTTCTGGCAGGGCCGCACCAACCGCTTGCACGACCGCTTCGCCTACCGCTTACAGCCCGATCAAAGCTGGCGGATCGAGCGGCTGGCACCGTGA
- a CDS encoding branched-chain amino acid ABC transporter permease — MSRQTANFVVLGVAGLSLALLWLTPGALAGFLGLVGVALTAYLRPAMAVRAGSLALLALGFTLALSQVPRVSILFYGLVAVLVALITIPGIPRWIKGLLGVAVLLISVPIAGFNNTFFLELGIQIGIYAAMALGLNVVVGMAGLLDLGYAAFFAIGAYTWAIFGSPQAANFLSGQFPLNGNFFYLFMAFAIITTAITGVLIGLPALRLRGDYLAIVTLGLGEVVRVLANNLDHPVNFTNGPQGITPVSRPDIGWFHSLMSGIGIELDARTDYQFFFYLLVLVVIGVVVLVNINLGNSRFGRAWIAIREDETAAKAMGIPMLGTKLLAFATGAAFSGAMGVIFAAQRTFVSPESFTLLASITILGMVVLGGMGSIPGVILGAAALTAINTDILKSFSEYLNNLRQAGVLNLPSQVEPAKYERLVFGVILVLMMIFRPQGLIPERRHQLEIEEAKEAQR, encoded by the coding sequence ATGAGCCGCCAAACAGCCAATTTCGTCGTGTTGGGGGTGGCGGGGCTCTCGCTGGCGCTGCTATGGCTGACTCCCGGGGCCCTGGCGGGTTTCCTGGGCCTCGTTGGGGTGGCGCTGACGGCCTACCTCAGGCCCGCCATGGCCGTGCGCGCGGGCTCGCTGGCCCTACTGGCTCTGGGCTTCACGCTGGCGCTGTCGCAGGTGCCCCGGGTGTCCATCTTGTTCTACGGCCTGGTGGCCGTGCTCGTCGCCCTCATCACCATCCCGGGAATACCGCGCTGGATCAAGGGCCTGCTCGGTGTGGCCGTGCTGCTGATCTCGGTGCCTATCGCCGGCTTCAACAACACTTTCTTCCTCGAGCTCGGTATCCAGATCGGGATCTACGCCGCTATGGCCCTGGGGCTCAACGTGGTGGTGGGCATGGCGGGACTGTTAGACCTGGGTTACGCGGCCTTCTTTGCCATTGGCGCTTATACCTGGGCCATCTTCGGCTCGCCGCAAGCTGCCAACTTCCTCTCGGGGCAGTTCCCGCTGAACGGCAACTTCTTCTACTTGTTCATGGCCTTCGCCATCATCACTACCGCCATCACCGGCGTGCTCATTGGCCTTCCTGCGCTGCGCTTGCGTGGGGACTACTTGGCTATCGTGACGCTGGGGTTGGGTGAGGTGGTGCGCGTGCTGGCGAACAACCTCGACCATCCGGTCAACTTCACCAACGGTCCCCAGGGCATCACCCCGGTCTCGCGCCCAGACATCGGCTGGTTCCACAGCCTGATGAGCGGCATCGGTATTGAGCTCGACGCCCGCACCGACTACCAGTTCTTCTTCTACTTGCTGGTGCTGGTGGTCATCGGTGTCGTGGTCCTCGTCAACATCAACCTGGGCAACTCCCGTTTTGGCCGGGCCTGGATCGCCATCCGCGAGGACGAAACCGCTGCTAAAGCCATGGGCATTCCCATGCTGGGCACCAAGTTGCTGGCTTTCGCTACCGGCGCAGCCTTCTCTGGGGCGATGGGCGTGATCTTCGCCGCCCAGCGTACCTTCGTGAGCCCTGAGTCCTTCACCCTGTTGGCCTCCATCACCATCCTGGGCATGGTGGTGCTGGGGGGTATGGGTTCGATTCCGGGGGTGATCCTCGGAGCGGCGGCCCTGACGGCCATCAACACCGACATCCTCAAGAGCTTTTCCGAGTACCTCAACAACCTTCGCCAGGCTGGGGTGCTCAACCTGCCCAGCCAGGTTGAGCCGGCCAAGTACGAGCGGTTGGTGTTCGGGGTGATCCTGGTGCTGATGATGATCTTCAGACCCCAAGGGCTCATCCCCGAGCGCCGCCACCAGCTCGAGATCGAAGAGGCCAAGGAGGCGCAACGATGA